Proteins from a genomic interval of Neorhodopirellula lusitana:
- a CDS encoding MBL fold metallo-hydrolase, giving the protein MFVLETFLTEGIAQLSYLLGDTASGRAAVIDPRTDVEVYERLARKHGVSITHVFETHIHADFVSGSRSLAERVGTATIYLSGEQAAYEFTAESVADGQTFDFGSFSLVARHTPGHTPEHLSYVLNEAKHPDQPWAVFTGDSLFVGSAGRPDLLGSGQAVELAKSLYDTLYDFYLKLEDYVTVFPGHGAGSACGADIGDRLTSTIGYERRTNKFLSFPGFDAFRQFVIDDAPPVPWHYPELKKVNAAGPAIMERMPTIPALPPHEFRNVSRESGVTTIDTRSMTSFGGGHVPGAINIGDRPEMSAWVGQMFDLDQRLLLVVDDDTDVEQIQRLVVRSGHTEFAGYLAGGMKAWEMAGMPMGRLEQIPVHELREYQNTGTGPTILDVRSPDEWEAGHVPGADHHFVADMRDRILGLDKEQHYATYCASGYRASIASSLMKSRGFQYVSNVPGSWSAWTAEGYPVDSEKEVNHV; this is encoded by the coding sequence ATGTTTGTACTCGAGACCTTTTTGACCGAGGGAATCGCACAACTCTCATACTTGCTTGGTGACACCGCTTCAGGGCGTGCGGCAGTGATCGACCCACGGACGGATGTTGAAGTTTATGAGCGTCTCGCACGTAAACATGGCGTGTCGATCACACATGTCTTCGAGACTCACATCCATGCTGATTTTGTTTCGGGCAGTCGGTCGCTAGCGGAACGCGTCGGTACGGCAACGATCTATCTTAGCGGCGAGCAAGCAGCCTACGAATTCACTGCTGAGTCGGTGGCTGATGGTCAAACGTTTGACTTCGGATCGTTCAGCTTGGTCGCTCGCCATACACCGGGGCACACTCCCGAGCACTTGTCGTATGTGCTAAACGAAGCCAAACATCCGGATCAGCCTTGGGCTGTTTTCACGGGAGACTCACTGTTTGTAGGTTCGGCGGGAAGGCCCGACTTGCTTGGTTCGGGCCAAGCGGTCGAACTCGCCAAGTCACTCTACGACACGCTCTATGATTTCTATCTCAAGCTGGAAGACTACGTCACTGTCTTTCCGGGCCACGGTGCGGGGTCAGCGTGTGGTGCTGATATCGGCGACCGGCTCACCAGCACGATCGGGTACGAACGACGAACCAACAAGTTCTTGTCATTTCCAGGCTTCGATGCGTTTCGTCAGTTCGTGATTGACGACGCGCCGCCGGTGCCCTGGCATTATCCCGAATTGAAGAAGGTGAATGCAGCGGGCCCAGCCATCATGGAGCGTATGCCGACGATTCCAGCACTGCCGCCTCACGAGTTCCGCAACGTTTCTCGTGAGTCTGGCGTGACGACCATCGATACGCGTTCGATGACATCGTTTGGTGGCGGGCATGTGCCTGGCGCGATCAACATTGGGGATCGCCCCGAGATGTCAGCTTGGGTGGGCCAAATGTTCGACTTGGATCAGCGACTCTTGCTGGTCGTCGACGATGACACTGATGTCGAGCAAATCCAGCGATTGGTCGTGCGTAGCGGGCACACCGAATTCGCTGGCTATCTCGCCGGCGGAATGAAGGCATGGGAAATGGCGGGAATGCCTATGGGACGGCTGGAGCAAATTCCGGTACACGAACTTCGCGAATACCAAAACACAGGAACGGGGCCGACCATCCTCGATGTGCGCTCACCTGATGAATGGGAGGCCGGACATGTCCCCGGCGCTGACCATCATTTTGTCGCCGACATGCGTGACCGCATCCTGGGCTTGGATAAGGAACAACACTACGCAACATATTGTGCGAGCGGTTACCGAGCGAGTATCGCATCAAGTCTGATGAAGTCACGTGGATTCCAATACGTTTCCAACGTGCCCGGCAGTTGGAGTGCGTGGACCGCCGAAGGCTATCCTGTTGATTCAGAAAAAGAGGTGAATCATGTATGA
- a CDS encoding YeeE/YedE thiosulfate transporter family protein: MSFLNRATRPKVSSAKQLAMGLVFGVVFGFLLQKGGVAKFHVLIGQLMLVDYTVVKVMLSAVIVGALGIHFMHRAGLVELHIKPTRYASNIIGGLMFGIGFALSAYCPGTGAAALGQGNFDAIAMMLGMVVGSYGFAEMSGWISRRVDPIGYRGNLTLHDVLPMNRTVVTLGSVAVLVIVLVVIESLAVR; this comes from the coding sequence ATGTCATTCCTTAATCGAGCAACGCGGCCCAAAGTCTCCTCAGCAAAACAGCTGGCCATGGGATTGGTGTTCGGTGTTGTCTTCGGCTTTCTGCTGCAAAAGGGTGGTGTCGCCAAGTTCCACGTGTTAATCGGTCAACTCATGTTGGTCGATTACACCGTGGTGAAGGTCATGCTATCGGCTGTCATCGTCGGCGCTCTCGGAATTCACTTCATGCACCGTGCGGGTTTAGTGGAACTCCATATCAAACCAACTCGTTACGCCTCCAATATCATTGGTGGCCTCATGTTTGGAATTGGGTTTGCACTTTCGGCGTATTGTCCTGGCACGGGCGCAGCAGCGCTTGGGCAGGGGAACTTTGATGCGATTGCAATGATGCTGGGCATGGTCGTTGGATCCTATGGTTTCGCCGAGATGTCGGGCTGGATCAGCCGGCGCGTCGATCCGATTGGTTACCGCGGGAACCTAACACTGCACGACGTTTTGCCGATGAATCGAACAGTCGTCACGCTTGGAAGCGTTGCGGTTCTTGTCATCGTCCTGGTCGTTATCGAATCACTGGCTGTCCGTTAA
- the fbaA gene encoding class II fructose-bisphosphate aldolase, producing the protein MSDSQIKPGVVSGKALDRLLRHANENNYAMPAVNVVGTDSVNAVLEAAAAVNSPVMVQFSNGGGVFYAGKSLSNEDQKAAVAGCVSGAQHVHAMAEHYGVPVVLHTDHCAKKLLPWIDGLLDAGEKHFAATGKPLYSSHMLDLSEEPLEENVAISKKYFERMNKMDMLIEVELGITGGEEDGVDNSDVDSSKLYTQPSEVAYVYEELSKVSPRFTIAAAFGNVHGVYKPGNVSLQPIILKNSQDFIIEKFGTGELPVNFVFHGGSGSSREEIREAIDYGAIKMNLDTDMQWATWKGVLDFYKKNEGYLQTQLGNPDGADKPNKKYYDPRAWLRSGEVSFVDRLKTAFEDLNCMNRCEGLV; encoded by the coding sequence ATGAGCGATTCACAAATCAAGCCGGGTGTTGTGTCCGGGAAAGCCCTCGATCGTTTGCTGCGTCACGCGAACGAAAACAACTACGCCATGCCCGCCGTCAACGTTGTCGGTACCGATTCCGTCAACGCGGTGCTGGAAGCGGCTGCGGCAGTGAACTCGCCAGTGATGGTGCAGTTTTCCAATGGTGGCGGTGTTTTCTACGCCGGCAAGAGCCTTTCCAACGAAGACCAAAAAGCGGCCGTTGCTGGTTGCGTTTCGGGCGCTCAACACGTTCACGCCATGGCTGAACACTACGGCGTGCCTGTTGTTCTGCACACCGACCACTGTGCCAAGAAACTGTTGCCTTGGATCGACGGACTTCTCGACGCCGGTGAAAAACACTTCGCCGCGACCGGCAAGCCGCTCTACAGCTCGCACATGCTGGACCTGTCCGAAGAACCACTCGAAGAGAACGTTGCGATCAGCAAGAAGTACTTCGAACGCATGAACAAAATGGACATGCTGATCGAAGTCGAACTGGGCATCACCGGTGGTGAAGAAGACGGTGTGGATAACTCGGACGTCGACAGCAGCAAGCTGTACACGCAACCTTCCGAAGTTGCCTACGTCTACGAAGAACTCAGCAAGGTGTCGCCTCGCTTCACCATCGCCGCCGCGTTCGGCAACGTCCACGGCGTTTACAAGCCAGGCAACGTTAGCCTGCAACCAATCATCCTGAAGAACTCACAGGATTTCATCATCGAGAAGTTCGGCACCGGCGAATTGCCAGTCAACTTCGTCTTCCACGGTGGATCCGGTTCGTCGCGTGAAGAAATTCGCGAAGCGATCGACTACGGTGCGATCAAGATGAACCTGGACACCGACATGCAGTGGGCAACCTGGAAGGGTGTCTTGGACTTCTACAAGAAGAACGAAGGCTACCTGCAAACTCAACTCGGCAACCCCGACGGCGCCGACAAGCCAAACAAGAAGTACTACGACCCACGTGCTTGGTTGCGTAGTGGTGAAGTTTCGTTCGTCGATCGCCTCAAGACCGCTTTCGAAGACCTGAACTGCATGAACCGTTGCGAAGGCTTGGTCTAG
- a CDS encoding four-helix bundle copper-binding protein, which produces MARDSRFAEAICELCAEACEWCAQQCGAHDHDHCQACAKACRECVDTCRAMAA; this is translated from the coding sequence ATGGCTCGTGACAGTCGCTTCGCAGAGGCGATCTGCGAATTGTGTGCGGAGGCTTGTGAGTGGTGCGCCCAGCAATGTGGTGCGCACGACCATGATCATTGCCAAGCTTGCGCCAAAGCGTGTCGCGAATGCGTGGACACTTGCCGAGCAATGGCAGCATAG
- a CDS encoding RNA polymerase sigma factor, translating into MESDVLGEADRHLLQLVRAGDGDGWSQLVSRYQRRLLAFANRRVDQSATGQDLVQETFIHFLKSLNSFRGECDLESFLFRILRRRIIDHYRTTGQKRRLASCEISDGASGPSVDQHAMDLRAEKFGAVDDGALGHWSIEDLASADLTASHHARRREQHEIDQHRLSQAIAMITEDLRRSEKFRDLKIAEGLFYAGVSNKQLATLLSVSANEVAVVKHRLVKKLGELVGEGQPSLDFKEPGLYEAGLYEPGLCESSCGEASLSDADLQAVWEWHRPSCPKRSTLGKYTLGILPERWSDFVNFHVETLGCTFCNANLEEFQRDQSNDSKPGVTDQLFQSTIGFLPR; encoded by the coding sequence ATGGAGTCTGATGTGCTTGGGGAAGCCGACCGACATTTGTTGCAACTCGTTCGTGCCGGGGATGGTGATGGGTGGAGTCAGTTGGTGTCGAGATATCAGCGACGGTTGCTGGCTTTCGCCAATCGACGTGTTGACCAATCGGCGACGGGACAAGATTTGGTGCAGGAGACGTTCATCCATTTTCTAAAGTCACTGAATTCGTTTCGAGGTGAATGCGATTTGGAGTCGTTTCTGTTTCGAATCCTGCGTCGCCGCATCATTGACCACTACCGAACGACAGGGCAAAAACGGAGGTTGGCTTCGTGTGAAATCAGCGATGGGGCGAGTGGGCCGAGTGTCGATCAGCATGCGATGGATCTTCGAGCAGAGAAGTTTGGAGCGGTCGACGATGGGGCTTTAGGGCATTGGTCCATTGAAGACCTTGCATCAGCCGACTTGACCGCCAGTCATCACGCTCGGCGTCGAGAGCAGCATGAGATCGATCAGCACCGTCTGTCGCAGGCGATCGCAATGATCACGGAAGACCTACGCCGGTCAGAGAAGTTTCGTGATCTGAAGATTGCGGAGGGGTTGTTCTATGCTGGCGTTTCCAACAAACAACTGGCCACTCTGTTGTCAGTCTCGGCCAATGAGGTCGCGGTCGTGAAGCATCGTTTGGTTAAGAAACTCGGTGAGCTTGTTGGCGAGGGGCAGCCATCGCTTGATTTCAAAGAGCCTGGCCTGTATGAGGCTGGCCTATACGAGCCGGGCCTGTGTGAGTCGTCCTGTGGCGAGGCTTCGCTTAGTGACGCTGATTTGCAGGCGGTGTGGGAGTGGCATCGACCGAGTTGCCCCAAACGCTCGACGTTGGGAAAATACACGCTCGGCATTTTACCCGAACGCTGGTCCGACTTCGTTAACTTCCATGTCGAGACGCTCGGCTGCACATTCTGCAACGCGAACCTGGAAGAGTTTCAACGAGACCAATCGAATGATTCCAAGCCTGGGGTTACCGATCAGCTGTTTCAATCCACCATCGGGTTTCTACCTCGCTGA
- a CDS encoding signal peptide-containing protein, giving the protein MLRWIQYSVGTLLALVAVGFLLLGARFTSYVRTSANSVQESVQDSVPLEFELRRARDMIEAILPDLQSQVRVIAQEEVAIASLESDLVASSNRLQGEQATLASLRDEMRVQQVSYSVGDRKLSRQQLAEQLHQRLARYKQGELAVQSKTRLLAKRRDGLDAALAVLDKMQNRKVELEQKVEALAAQSRLLKASEVEAGIAVDGSRLSDADELLAQIETRLAVAQRVLAHEQDAFAIPLEQDVVIEENVLSAYDQHFGRGAEDDAEDNDGTLVRK; this is encoded by the coding sequence ATGTTGCGTTGGATTCAGTATTCGGTGGGCACGCTATTAGCCTTGGTGGCCGTTGGCTTTCTTCTGCTGGGGGCGAGATTCACCAGCTACGTTCGCACGTCGGCAAACTCCGTTCAGGAATCGGTGCAGGATTCGGTGCCGCTGGAGTTCGAGCTGCGGCGGGCTCGCGACATGATCGAGGCGATCTTGCCTGATCTGCAGTCGCAGGTTCGTGTGATCGCTCAAGAGGAAGTCGCGATCGCATCGCTCGAAAGTGACTTGGTCGCCAGTTCCAATCGACTGCAAGGCGAGCAGGCAACGCTGGCGTCGTTACGAGACGAGATGCGAGTGCAACAGGTTTCTTATTCGGTGGGTGACCGCAAGCTGTCTCGTCAGCAGTTGGCTGAGCAGCTACATCAGCGGCTTGCGAGATACAAGCAGGGTGAGCTCGCCGTTCAAAGTAAAACTCGATTGCTTGCCAAGCGACGTGATGGGCTGGATGCGGCCCTGGCGGTGCTCGACAAAATGCAGAACCGCAAGGTGGAACTCGAGCAGAAAGTGGAAGCCTTGGCGGCGCAGAGTCGGTTATTAAAAGCCTCGGAAGTCGAAGCCGGTATCGCGGTCGATGGCAGTCGGCTGTCGGATGCGGATGAATTGCTCGCTCAGATCGAAACGAGACTTGCGGTCGCGCAGCGAGTGCTGGCACACGAACAGGATGCATTTGCCATCCCGCTAGAGCAAGACGTTGTCATCGAGGAGAATGTGTTGTCGGCCTATGATCAGCATTTCGGTCGTGGTGCCGAGGATGATGCCGAGGATAATGACGGAACATTGGTGCGAAAGTAG
- a CDS encoding YeeE/YedE thiosulfate transporter family protein, producing the protein MYEFTRSIQLLADVDPLQYPGPAWSPYVVGGLIGLLSMLTFYFSNKPLGASTAYARVAGLIGLQVAPRHTRSLHYFRDNPPKIGWELMLVLSAIAGAFLSAWTGGELTGKFLPVMWQDRFGADSHLLRAAVAFAGGLLMAFGARMAGGCTSGHGISGTLQLAIGSWVSAICFFIGGIIAAMLMYSM; encoded by the coding sequence ATGTATGAGTTCACTAGGTCAATTCAGCTTTTAGCCGACGTGGATCCACTGCAGTATCCCGGTCCGGCTTGGTCGCCCTACGTCGTCGGCGGATTGATTGGTTTGCTGTCGATGCTAACGTTCTATTTTTCGAATAAGCCACTGGGCGCATCGACCGCGTACGCACGGGTTGCCGGGCTGATTGGCTTGCAGGTGGCTCCCAGGCACACACGGTCACTGCATTACTTCAGGGACAACCCACCCAAGATTGGCTGGGAATTGATGCTGGTGTTGTCGGCGATCGCGGGTGCTTTTCTTTCGGCTTGGACAGGCGGCGAATTGACCGGCAAATTCCTACCAGTGATGTGGCAAGACCGCTTCGGTGCTGACAGTCATTTGCTGCGTGCGGCCGTCGCGTTCGCTGGCGGTCTGTTGATGGCCTTCGGAGCGAGAATGGCAGGAGGCTGCACTAGCGGGCACGGGATCAGTGGCACGTTGCAGCTTGCAATCGGTTCGTGGGTATCCGCGATTTGCTTTTTCATCGGCGGCATTATCGCTGCGATGTTGATGTACTCAATGTAG
- a CDS encoding rhodanese-like domain-containing protein — protein MATLHVVRAARLCMSDLSGADTLSRVGLVLVLHTVLGKKTMMFRIAFMLGLTVVVTSSHAETVSVANRQEPTVSVPANAKIQFGGFLALGKELEGFREARRVPIEVFTRMAQEPNTMILDTRSKAAYDSVHIAGAVHLNFSDFTDQKLQKVIPSKKTRVLIYCNNNFIDSVGSPTDKTQGEGVETDDQAKRVVQGMLDKRPTLALNIPTFINLYGYGYQDVYELADRLRVDDPRVKLVGQAITVNK, from the coding sequence GTGGCAACCTTGCATGTCGTTCGAGCCGCTCGCTTGTGCATGTCCGACCTTTCCGGTGCAGACACACTGAGTCGCGTGGGTTTGGTCTTGGTGCTTCATACGGTATTAGGAAAGAAAACCATGATGTTTCGAATCGCTTTCATGCTTGGCTTGACGGTCGTCGTCACTTCGAGCCATGCGGAAACGGTCAGTGTTGCGAATCGGCAGGAACCCACGGTGAGTGTTCCAGCGAACGCGAAAATTCAGTTTGGTGGCTTTTTGGCTTTAGGGAAGGAGCTGGAAGGTTTTCGGGAAGCTCGTCGAGTCCCGATCGAGGTGTTCACGCGAATGGCTCAAGAACCGAATACGATGATCTTGGATACAAGGTCGAAAGCGGCTTACGACAGTGTTCACATCGCGGGCGCGGTCCACCTGAACTTCTCGGACTTCACTGATCAAAAACTACAGAAGGTCATTCCGTCGAAGAAAACTCGCGTCTTGATCTACTGCAACAACAACTTCATTGACAGTGTGGGCAGTCCGACTGACAAGACGCAGGGTGAGGGAGTCGAAACTGATGATCAGGCGAAACGAGTCGTGCAGGGGATGCTCGACAAACGTCCAACGCTTGCTCTTAACATTCCGACCTTCATCAATCTGTACGGGTATGGCTACCAGGACGTTTATGAGTTGGCGGATCGTTTGCGTGTTGACGATCCTCGAGTGAAGTTGGTCGGGCAAGCGATTACGGTCAATAAGTGA
- a CDS encoding alpha/beta fold hydrolase → MTMIPTRDGHGLYVKNWGSGRPVVLIHGWPLSADSWDYHAMQIADAGFRVVAYDRRGFGRSDQPFGDYDYDSLSDDLSDVMTAMEVKDASIIGFSMGGGEVARYMSRHAGRHVQQCGLISSVVPYMLKTNDNPNGVDQSVFDGMSEALLADRPKFFADFFKDFFGVGLMSHPVSEEYLHWTRSVAMQASLKATLACANSFATTDFRPDLAAVNVPTLVVHGTADATVPIDASGRPAAKAIKSSTLKEYDGAPHGLFATHRDQLLEDLLEFLRS, encoded by the coding sequence ATGACTATGATTCCAACCCGAGATGGACACGGTTTGTACGTCAAGAATTGGGGAAGCGGTCGGCCAGTCGTATTGATTCACGGTTGGCCCCTGTCAGCGGACAGCTGGGACTACCACGCCATGCAAATCGCTGACGCTGGCTTTCGTGTCGTCGCTTACGACCGCCGAGGCTTCGGCCGATCCGATCAACCGTTTGGTGACTACGACTATGACTCGCTATCGGACGACCTGAGCGATGTGATGACAGCGATGGAGGTGAAAGATGCCTCGATCATCGGTTTTTCGATGGGCGGCGGAGAAGTTGCCCGTTACATGTCACGACACGCTGGCCGGCACGTTCAACAATGCGGACTAATTTCCTCGGTTGTGCCGTACATGCTGAAAACGAACGACAATCCAAACGGAGTCGACCAGTCCGTTTTTGACGGAATGAGCGAAGCTCTGCTGGCCGATCGGCCTAAATTCTTCGCCGACTTCTTCAAAGACTTTTTCGGGGTTGGCTTAATGTCGCATCCTGTCAGCGAGGAGTATCTTCATTGGACCCGCAGCGTTGCGATGCAAGCGAGCTTGAAAGCCACACTTGCCTGCGCAAACTCTTTCGCGACCACCGATTTCCGCCCCGATTTAGCCGCCGTAAATGTTCCCACGTTGGTCGTCCACGGAACCGCGGATGCAACCGTACCGATTGACGCGAGCGGTCGCCCGGCCGCGAAAGCCATCAAGTCGTCGACACTGAAGGAATACGACGGCGCACCGCACGGGCTTTTCGCTACTCATCGGGATCAGTTGCTAGAAGACTTGCTCGAATTCCTGCGAAGCTGA
- a CDS encoding DUF1254 domain-containing protein, which translates to MSLRILVLTTSAIMLAGFVAAEPPPMKMATPIPEGIATPDTLESRIGTLNCFDGVPDKKTTELVFDQLAFQRATQAFLSTIQVSSMAAMEHGIREFGPPNTTALLFEDLMDSKALWLTPNTVSVYQTMWLELGDEPMVLETPPKVLGILDDAWFRYVADFGNAGPDKGKGGKFLLVPPGYEGDLPDEGYYVYHTRTHGNWMVWRGFQVEGSTKPAIDATKKFLKVYPLSQKDNPPKITFIDLSGKPNSTIHRMDFGFWEEVNHTIQDEPLDVDGLSPEIRGLLSSIGIEKGKKFEPDDRMKKILTEAAKVGSVTARALAARPEDPRFYIYPGERVWTNPFIQGRYDFLLDGATLLDSRAYMHFYATGITPAMSVRNVGVGSQYLIAYLDQNGDALDGSKTYKINLPPNVPAKDFWSFTVYDCQTRSELQTDQRFPGIDNKSEGMKVNEDGSLDIYFAPQAPAGMEENWIQTVPGKSWNTIFRLYGPLKPFYDKTWKPSDPVLVE; encoded by the coding sequence ATGTCTTTACGAATCCTGGTGCTGACCACCAGTGCGATCATGCTTGCTGGTTTCGTTGCCGCTGAGCCTCCGCCTATGAAAATGGCCACGCCGATTCCGGAGGGCATTGCGACGCCGGACACGCTGGAGTCGCGGATTGGCACCTTGAATTGTTTCGATGGTGTTCCCGACAAAAAGACGACTGAGTTGGTCTTTGATCAGCTTGCTTTCCAGCGTGCGACCCAGGCTTTCTTGTCGACCATTCAGGTTTCTTCCATGGCCGCGATGGAGCATGGGATCCGGGAGTTTGGGCCGCCGAACACGACTGCGTTGTTGTTCGAGGACTTGATGGATTCGAAAGCGCTTTGGCTGACGCCGAATACCGTTTCCGTTTATCAGACCATGTGGCTGGAATTGGGTGATGAGCCGATGGTTTTAGAGACCCCGCCGAAAGTACTGGGCATATTGGATGATGCTTGGTTCCGATATGTGGCCGACTTCGGAAACGCGGGGCCGGACAAGGGCAAGGGCGGAAAGTTCTTGTTGGTTCCGCCCGGTTATGAAGGCGATTTGCCTGACGAGGGGTATTACGTTTACCACACCCGGACGCACGGGAACTGGATGGTTTGGCGTGGATTCCAGGTGGAGGGTTCCACCAAGCCAGCGATTGACGCGACGAAGAAGTTCTTGAAGGTCTACCCGCTTTCACAGAAGGACAATCCGCCGAAGATCACGTTCATCGATCTTTCGGGCAAGCCGAACAGCACGATCCACCGGATGGACTTCGGTTTCTGGGAAGAGGTGAACCACACGATTCAAGACGAACCGCTGGATGTGGACGGTTTGTCGCCGGAGATCCGTGGGTTGTTGTCGTCCATTGGTATCGAGAAGGGCAAGAAGTTCGAGCCCGATGATCGGATGAAGAAGATCCTTACGGAGGCAGCCAAGGTGGGCTCCGTTACTGCACGTGCTTTAGCAGCACGGCCAGAAGATCCTCGCTTTTATATTTATCCAGGAGAACGAGTCTGGACGAATCCGTTTATCCAAGGACGCTATGACTTCCTGTTAGACGGGGCAACGCTACTTGATTCGCGTGCCTACATGCATTTCTATGCCACCGGGATCACACCAGCGATGTCGGTTCGGAATGTGGGTGTAGGGTCGCAGTACTTGATTGCCTATCTCGATCAGAATGGCGATGCGTTAGACGGAAGTAAGACCTATAAAATCAATCTTCCGCCCAACGTGCCAGCCAAAGACTTTTGGTCGTTCACTGTTTATGACTGCCAAACGCGTTCGGAACTTCAAACCGATCAGCGATTCCCTGGGATCGATAACAAGTCCGAGGGCATGAAGGTGAACGAGGACGGTTCTTTGGACATCTACTTCGCGCCTCAGGCACCCGCGGGGATGGAAGAGAACTGGATCCAGACCGTTCCGGGGAAGAGTTGGAATACGATCTTTCGACTTTATGGACCGCTCAAGCCGTTCTATGACAAAACGTGGAAGCCGAGCGACCCTGTGTTGGTCGAATAG
- a CDS encoding serine/threonine-protein kinase yields the protein MPAYRYQQGDRPLDGYTIQHALGRGGFGEVYFAVSDAGREVALKAVQNYEDIELRGIGHCMNLKSSHLVMIFDVRQDSDGMAWVIMEYVSGPSLREIIDEACTGEASLSGIGVEQATYFMRELCRGLTYLHDAGVVHRDLKPHNIFFEDVIVKIGDYSLSKAITTSHRSGHTTTVGSVHYMAPEIGEGRYGKSVDIYALGVILFEMLTGSPPYEGDSMGEVLMKHLSSQPDVSRLPEPFASVVAKAMCRDPEQRYQNASEMMRALSLDDELFYSRAPASLSMIGERAAEDRANRIGSGSYLAETFATPVALRDTQDQADSLPFERPGIGVFQSLGLWWKHDSKAVLVNDPIVLILRFAIAVGVCLVLVPVGCSSDRNSWFWGDVLLLSLAQAVISSLACWFFLSSLPRKSGLGFAIVSRVITVLPLFLVGIAVAEWDDNYIGMVIGVAAVHAIMDYRCLLSADRFPRVSLAKTLTAGGIAAVVTTLFDEHESRTLFAAAMAVSSVIVIQLVAPHGRRTAASSIQYSAETPSQPAVVRHVDANAQLQEIES from the coding sequence ATGCCTGCTTACCGTTATCAACAGGGGGATCGACCACTCGACGGATATACGATCCAGCACGCGTTGGGACGTGGAGGTTTTGGGGAGGTGTACTTTGCGGTCAGTGACGCAGGCCGGGAAGTTGCTTTAAAGGCTGTCCAGAATTACGAGGACATTGAGCTTCGAGGGATCGGCCATTGCATGAATCTCAAATCGTCACATTTGGTGATGATTTTCGACGTCAGGCAAGATAGTGACGGGATGGCGTGGGTCATCATGGAATACGTTTCGGGGCCTTCGCTGCGAGAAATCATTGATGAGGCCTGCACCGGAGAGGCGTCACTTAGCGGGATCGGGGTTGAGCAGGCAACCTACTTCATGCGTGAGTTGTGCCGGGGGCTGACCTATTTGCATGACGCGGGTGTGGTCCATCGTGACCTGAAACCACACAACATCTTCTTTGAAGACGTTATTGTCAAAATCGGTGACTACAGCCTCAGCAAAGCGATCACGACGAGCCATCGCAGCGGACACACCACCACGGTCGGTAGCGTGCACTACATGGCGCCGGAAATCGGTGAAGGACGCTACGGCAAGTCGGTCGACATCTATGCGTTGGGTGTCATTTTATTCGAGATGCTGACGGGCTCACCGCCGTATGAAGGCGACAGCATGGGCGAGGTATTGATGAAGCATCTTTCCAGCCAGCCTGATGTCAGTCGATTGCCCGAGCCGTTTGCCAGCGTGGTAGCGAAGGCGATGTGTCGCGATCCCGAGCAACGGTATCAAAACGCCAGCGAGATGATGCGAGCGTTATCGCTAGATGATGAACTTTTCTATTCACGCGCGCCGGCTTCCCTGTCGATGATCGGCGAGCGTGCGGCGGAAGATCGGGCGAATCGAATTGGTTCCGGTTCGTATTTGGCGGAAACGTTCGCGACTCCGGTTGCACTGCGTGACACCCAAGATCAAGCGGATTCGCTGCCTTTTGAACGCCCGGGAATAGGCGTTTTTCAATCACTCGGCTTGTGGTGGAAACACGATTCGAAGGCAGTGTTGGTCAACGATCCAATCGTATTGATTTTGCGTTTTGCCATCGCCGTTGGCGTGTGTCTGGTGCTGGTTCCGGTGGGTTGCTCGAGCGATCGGAATTCATGGTTCTGGGGCGATGTGCTTTTGCTGTCGCTAGCCCAAGCCGTTATCAGTTCGCTGGCGTGTTGGTTCTTTCTATCTTCACTTCCGCGAAAGAGTGGGCTGGGATTCGCGATTGTGTCTCGTGTGATCACGGTTTTGCCGCTTTTCTTGGTGGGGATTGCGGTTGCGGAGTGGGATGACAACTACATCGGCATGGTGATCGGCGTAGCGGCCGTGCATGCAATCATGGACTACCGCTGTTTGCTTTCGGCTGACCGTTTTCCGCGTGTCAGTCTCGCCAAAACGTTGACGGCCGGGGGGATCGCTGCAGTCGTGACAACCCTGTTCGATGAACACGAATCTCGCACGCTGTTCGCTGCAGCGATGGCAGTTTCTTCGGTAATTGTGATTCAGCTAGTAGCGCCGCACGGTCGGAGGACGGCCGCATCCTCGATCCAATACTCCGCGGAGACACCAAGCCAGCCCGCTGTGGTCAGACACGTTGATGCAAACGCTCAATTACAAGAAATCGAAAGTTAA